One part of the Brassica rapa cultivar Chiifu-401-42 unplaced genomic scaffold, CAAS_Brap_v3.01 Scaffold0242, whole genome shotgun sequence genome encodes these proteins:
- the LOC117129907 gene encoding uncharacterized protein LOC117129907 codes for MAGDQKGELSKKEKLFLEEFTASLDKACKDQLRKFRQDLHQQRKGRSSRDEYKKKEFDQFDRNRKHAGLKYQIPSFHGKADPAAYVEWEEKMELIFDYQSYAEVKKVQLATAEFCGYASSWWKQLVSSRRHYGKEPVATWLKLRALMRHKYVPRQYHKEVLRKQSEAKPCSANSVQEQQGRMRSRSTGVIGLPSKTTSWFCEEDIKKLSQVTMDVEKQFRETHTTRPSLEEQNQELITSVSELNSAEPVSATSIQEDQAKESSAAIQKDDQPIKDDLILFKQDVIEEEAPMASKSDSGVEHLFVTDSNGFQRTFLGTFLISPFVWNKTRAVELSRHELGMEHVVFEPGGELWNHRNNPLVIEKKSAATIIVFGDLLPSEAKGMHVSAQPEFHYETNWRMLPTLSWIQQTGKRSKWPPDHQDIFNSAKHIGLAKFCELLRSDWAGRLQIYLWKPGAYDSTLIILGECSARARTSLGNKELEADQNALLLDHVKVWKPPDLQKLQYHFRDCQIKSGDGDFIRVNGEVITGVGGKLMFSSQIKEKPPDGLSLHQSPNKSARGQTVLSAILFERRGYSNDQSIKSGSLAKLEMQQSNLGSCLAVNLDIGAVRGSYLSNQKELSNKLNCNGNYTHQGLTSNWNHVQSYSNERVMGSTRRVILCLLCLNFSEFRTSQSYLWRPGEHAKVTNHVFKSSFIDYTDMMHLFLPKESCAEYMEALKHTKGKNKREEDKRFKPPDLSQERQQDVTCFILIKEAPPDAAYKPKPRKYNFGIRLLLYDDFACVNLSCFNVSGLSNASGVRKAKWISPFYLIEPVSDNAYQRGLQGKCNLIINSDDTDLVPSIAGNTDLRTNLFEVGGDDMIMESTKDWKHEPEPEELVAEDATLKNIWKQEEYISLGRSLIIQDTLTIIQATPPSS; via the exons ATGGCAGGAGATCAAAAAGGAGAACTCAGTAAGAAAGAAAAGCTTTTTCTTGAAGAATTCACAGCCAGTCTGGATAAAGCCTGCAAAGATCAGTTGAGAAAATTCAGACAAGACCTACATCAGCAAAGGAAAGGCAGATCATCCAGAGATGAGTACAAGAAAAAGGAGTTTGATCAGTTTGACAGAAACCGGAAGCATGCTGGATTGAAATATCAAATTCCTTCTTTTCATGGCAAGGCTGATCCTGCTGCATATGTGGAATGggaagagaagatggagttgATTTTCGACTATCAAAGCTATGCTGAAGTAAAGAAGGTTCAATTAGCTACTGCTGAGTTTTGTGGTTATGCTTCAAGCTGGTGGAAGCAATTGGTGTCGTCTAGGAGACACTATGGAAAAGAACCTGTTGCAACCTGGCTTAAGCTGAGGGCTTTGATGCGTCATAAGTATGTTCCAAGACAGTACCACAAGGAAGTGCTTCGAAAACAGTCTGAAGCAAAGCCATGCTCTGCAAACTCAGTCCAGGAACAACAAGGCAGAATGAGATCAAGATCAACCGGTGTTATTGGTTTACCTAGCAAGACAACGAGCTGGTTCTGTGAGGAGGACATAAAGAAGCTGTCTCAAGTGACTATGGATGTGGAGAAACAATTCAGGGAGACCCACACTACACGTCCATCCTTAGAAGAACAGAACCAGGAGTTAATCACTTCAGTCTCAGAACTTAATTCAGCAGAGCCGGTATCAGCTACATCTATTCAAGAAGATCAAGCCAAAGAATCATCAGCTGCCATTCAGAAAGATGATCAACCCATCAAGGACGACCTGATTCTCTTCAAACAGGATGTAATAGAAGAGGAGGCACCCATGGCATCAAAATCAGACAGTGGAGTAGAGCATCTATTTGTCACTGATTCAAACGGTTTCCAAAGGACATTCTTGGGTACTTTTCTCATCAGTCCTTTTGTGTGGAACAAGACCAGAGCAGTAGAGCTTTCAAGACACGAACTGGGCATGGAACATGTTGTATTTGAGCCTGGAGGAGAGTTGTGGAATCACAGGAACAATCCCCTAGTGATTGAGAAGAAATCGGCAGCAACAATAATTGTTTTTGGTGATCTTTTACCCTCTGAAGCTAAAGGGATGCACGTCTCAGCTCAGCCAGAGTTTCACTACGAAACCAATTGGAGAATGTTACCCACTCTTTCCTGGATCCAACAAACCGGAAAACGCAGCAAATGGCCACCTGATCATCAAGATATTTTCAATTCCGCAAAACATATCGGTTTAGCCAAATTCTGTGAGCTGCTTAGATCAGATTGGGCTGGAAGGTTACAGATCTACTTGTGGAAACCTGGAGCATATGACAGCacacttatcatccttggagagTGCTCTGCTCGTGCTAGAACCAGCTTGGGTAATAAGGAGTTGGAAGCTGATCAAAATGCCTTGCTTCTTGATCATGTCAAGGTGTGGAAGCCACCAGATTTGCAGAAGCTTCAATACCATTTCAGAGATTGTCAAATCAAGAGTGGAGATGGAGATTTCATTAGAGTAAATGGTGAAGTGATTACTGGAGTAGGAGGAAAACTCATGTTTTCTTCTCAAATCAAGGAGAAACCACCAGATGGACTCAGTCTACATCAATCTCCAAATAAATCAGCCCGAG GTCAAACAGTTTTGAGTGCTATACTTTTCGAAAGGAGAGGCTATAGTAATGATCAGAGTATCAAGAGTGGATCCTTGGCTAAGTTGGAGATGCAACAATCAAATCTTGGAAGCTGTCTAGCCGTCAACCTTGACATAGGAGCAGTTCGAGGATCATATCTCAGCAACCAGAAGGAATTAAGCAACAAACTCAACTGCAATGGAAACTACACTCATCAGGGTCTCACGTCGAACTGGAATCATGTCCAAAGCTACTCAAATGAAAGAGTTATGGGTTCTACAAGACGGGTGATTCTGTGTTTGCTTTGTCTGAACTTTTCTGAGTTTAGAACATCTCAATCCTATCTATGGCGACCAGGTGAACATGCTAAGGTAACTAATCATGTTTTCAAGAGTTCTTTTATTGATTACACAGATATGATGCACTTGTTTTTGCCAAAAGAGTCATGTGCAGAATATATGGAAGCTTTGAAGCATACCAAGGGAAAGAACAAGCGTGAGGAAGACAAACGTTTCAAGCCGCCTGATCTAAGTCAGGAGAGACAACAGGACGTCACTTGCTtcatcctcatcaaagaagcacctccagatgcagcatacaagccaaaaccgagaaaatacaactttgggataagactcttactctatgatgattttgcttgtgttaacttgtcttgtttcaaTGTATCAGGTCTAAGTAATGCCTCAGGAGTGAGGAAAGCCAAATGGATCAGTCCCTTCTACCTAATAGAACCAGTCAGCGACAATGCCTATCAAAGAGGCTTGCAAGGTAAGTGTAATCTGATTATAAACTCTGATGATACTGACTTGGTCCCTTCTATTGCAGGtaacacagatttgaggacaaatctttttgaagtgggaggggatgatatgatcatggaaagcaccaaggactggaagcatgaacctgaacctgaagagcttgtagctgaggatgcaaccttgaagaacatttggaaacaagaagaatacattagtcttggccgaagcttgatcatccaagacaccttaaccatcattcaagctactccaccttcaagctga